From a region of the Mesotoga infera genome:
- a CDS encoding DUF937 domain-containing protein: protein TEEGAESLNRALDQHKDETVDDVKSFISNADRSGGQKILSHIFSENEERVEKNLAAQAGLKKDQVSGILSKIAPLLLAALGNEKKENNVDSSGIAGFLSNIVSSSSSSGMMGKAADMLDKDKDGSLLDDAGSFFGKFSKK, encoded by the coding sequence AACTGAAGAAGGCGCCGAATCGCTTAACAGAGCGCTCGACCAACATAAAGATGAAACTGTTGATGACGTTAAATCCTTCATTTCAAATGCTGACAGAAGCGGAGGGCAGAAGATTCTTAGCCACATTTTTTCGGAAAACGAGGAGAGAGTCGAGAAGAACCTTGCAGCTCAAGCGGGGCTAAAGAAAGACCAGGTTTCCGGTATTCTTTCAAAGATTGCTCCTCTTCTTCTGGCTGCACTTGGAAATGAGAAGAAGGAAAACAACGTTGATTCATCGGGAATCGCAGGTTTCCTGAGCAACATTGTATCCAGTAGCAGTAGTAGCGGCATGATGGGAAAGGCTGCTGATATGCTGGACAAGGATAAAGACGGTAGTCTTCTCGATGATGCCGGTAGTTTTTTTGGAAAGTTCTCTAAGAAGTAA